In a genomic window of Streptomyces noursei ATCC 11455:
- a CDS encoding lipase family protein, with the protein MSAPSAIDHHATTGYSLPLAYWLAQASDLAYKDEATIDSQARSWGFDEVRHHQTRFTPPFPLEDTQAYTAASDHMIITAFRGTEPAQIRDWLSDASTPPWPGPATTGYVHYGFAEALRSIFPEVKDTLAELRTDNQTVWFTGHSLGGALAMLAGARMYLEEPRLQADGVYTYGQPRTCDRILAAAYNKCFTNRMYRFVNNNDIVPQLPPEPVFTHVEALRYIDAGGKLQDSMGLFGGLADRAKGLTADAFAPATDGIRDHSIKRYIAAIEQNLS; encoded by the coding sequence ATGTCCGCACCGTCCGCGATCGATCACCACGCGACGACCGGGTACAGCCTCCCGTTGGCCTACTGGCTGGCCCAGGCATCCGATCTCGCCTACAAGGACGAGGCCACCATCGATTCCCAGGCCCGCTCCTGGGGCTTCGACGAGGTGCGCCACCATCAGACGCGGTTCACCCCGCCGTTCCCGCTCGAAGACACCCAGGCATACACCGCCGCCAGCGACCACATGATCATCACTGCCTTCCGCGGCACGGAGCCGGCACAGATCCGTGACTGGCTGTCCGACGCCAGCACTCCCCCGTGGCCGGGCCCGGCCACCACGGGCTATGTGCACTACGGCTTCGCCGAGGCACTCCGGTCGATCTTCCCCGAGGTCAAGGACACCCTTGCGGAGTTGCGCACCGACAACCAGACGGTGTGGTTCACCGGCCACAGTCTCGGCGGTGCGCTCGCCATGCTCGCCGGTGCGCGGATGTACCTGGAGGAGCCGCGGCTCCAGGCGGACGGTGTCTACACCTACGGGCAGCCCCGTACCTGCGACCGCATCCTGGCGGCCGCGTACAACAAGTGCTTCACGAACCGCATGTACCGGTTCGTCAACAACAACGACATCGTTCCACAGCTGCCGCCCGAGCCCGTCTTCACGCATGTCGAGGCGCTCAGGTACATCGACGCGGGCGGCAAGCTGCAGGACTCCATGGGGTTGTTCGGCGGTCTGGCGGACCGCGCCAAGGGGCTGACCGCGGACGCCTTCGCGCCCGCTACGGACGGCATCCGGGACCACTCGATCAAGCGCTATATCGCCGCCATCGAGCAGAACCTCTCCTGA
- a CDS encoding oxygenase MpaB family protein, whose product MTNREEAEMPAGGWTDELLDRMRKAGDPAADAAIEETYASGEQERVRQALHGFGRNGDAVPDGLPPQLQRYFEQSAVLPDWADPALMDRGRSLLGRYEALVVPTLLCGSLPFCYGCGDGAQVLARSQRLTSGVYRRLMETSQFVVDVLDDGGLGPHGHGLRSAQKIRLLHATMRYHVGRQDDWNSAWGLPVNQEDLAGTLMSFSVAIPNGLVSLGVDLPRADRDAFFHIWRVIGHVLGVDDQLNPVGFDDGAALFETILRRQQKSSEAGIVLTKAVLDFIREVLPGPAFAGVGPTLIRHLIGDRAADLVKVPAADLSKLALQAGSVVNFGYGRAGDGVPVAAKAASELGLAVFKEGLRLTNKGRRYEWQVPTGLTEA is encoded by the coding sequence ATGACGAATCGCGAGGAGGCGGAGATGCCCGCTGGTGGGTGGACGGACGAGTTGCTCGACCGGATGCGGAAGGCCGGGGACCCGGCGGCCGACGCCGCGATCGAGGAGACCTACGCCTCGGGCGAGCAGGAGCGGGTGCGCCAGGCACTCCACGGATTCGGCCGGAACGGCGACGCCGTGCCGGACGGCCTCCCGCCGCAGCTCCAGCGGTACTTCGAGCAGTCTGCCGTCCTGCCGGACTGGGCCGATCCGGCGCTGATGGACCGCGGCCGCAGCCTGCTCGGCCGCTACGAGGCACTGGTCGTCCCGACGCTGCTGTGCGGCTCCCTCCCGTTCTGTTACGGGTGCGGGGACGGGGCCCAGGTCCTCGCGCGCTCGCAGCGCCTGACCTCGGGGGTGTACCGCAGGCTGATGGAGACCTCGCAGTTCGTGGTCGACGTCCTCGACGACGGCGGCCTGGGACCGCACGGGCACGGGCTGCGCTCCGCGCAGAAGATCCGCCTGCTGCACGCCACCATGCGCTACCACGTCGGCCGCCAGGACGACTGGAACAGTGCCTGGGGACTGCCGGTCAACCAGGAGGACCTCGCCGGGACGTTGATGAGTTTCTCGGTCGCCATCCCCAACGGGCTCGTCAGCCTGGGAGTCGACCTCCCGCGTGCGGATCGTGACGCCTTCTTCCACATCTGGCGGGTGATCGGACACGTCCTGGGCGTCGACGACCAGCTCAACCCCGTCGGCTTCGACGACGGCGCCGCGCTCTTCGAGACCATCCTCCGGCGCCAGCAGAAGTCCTCCGAGGCCGGCATCGTGCTGACCAAGGCCGTCCTGGACTTCATCCGCGAAGTGCTGCCCGGACCGGCCTTCGCCGGAGTGGGACCGACGCTGATCAGGCACCTGATCGGCGACCGGGCAGCCGACCTGGTCAAGGTCCCCGCGGCGGACCTCAGCAAACTGGCCCTGCAGGCCGGTTCCGTCGTGAACTTCGGATACGGCAGGGCCGGCGACGGAGTGCCCGTCGCGGCGAAGGCCGCCAGTGAACTGGGACTGGCCGTGTTCAAGGAGGGCCTGCGGCTGACCAACAAGGGCCGCCGCTACGAATGGCAGGTCCCCACCGGCCTCACGGAGGCATGA
- a CDS encoding GMC family oxidoreductase N-terminal domain-containing protein — protein sequence MTGSVERVSEREVLAVGSGFGESVAALRLAEKGYRVTVVETGRRWQQQDFAGSAWQVHRVLWAPWLGWQGILRLRVRRRLVALTGIGVGGGSLAYAGVHYRPDADVFRAACWDPTVNWGRELAPYYALAERMLGTAQVARAAAGDAALRKAAEALGMADSVHATRVGIHFGPPGQKVADPYFAGRGPSRAGCTECGRCTIGCQLGAKNSLDHNYLYLAEQLGVDVRPLTTARALVPLPDGSWQVHTVHGRGAGQRPCDADGASCCPRRRCLGHRRAAAPPFAAVLVPAVARARHHRANEPGGVRHRVGAGI from the coding sequence GTGACCGGCAGTGTGGAGAGGGTCAGCGAGCGCGAAGTGCTGGCCGTGGGCTCCGGGTTCGGCGAGAGCGTCGCGGCCCTGCGTCTTGCGGAGAAGGGCTACCGCGTAACGGTCGTGGAAACCGGGCGGCGATGGCAGCAACAGGATTTCGCCGGCTCCGCATGGCAAGTGCACCGGGTGCTGTGGGCGCCATGGTTGGGGTGGCAGGGCATCTTGCGCCTGCGGGTGCGGCGTCGGCTGGTCGCGTTGACCGGTATCGGGGTCGGTGGCGGATCGCTCGCCTACGCGGGTGTGCACTACCGGCCCGACGCGGACGTGTTCCGGGCAGCCTGCTGGGATCCGACGGTCAACTGGGGCAGGGAACTTGCTCCCTACTACGCGCTGGCGGAACGGATGTTGGGCACAGCGCAGGTGGCGCGGGCGGCGGCAGGTGACGCGGCACTGCGGAAGGCGGCCGAAGCACTCGGGATGGCCGACAGCGTCCACGCCACCCGGGTGGGGATCCACTTCGGCCCGCCCGGGCAGAAGGTTGCAGACCCCTACTTCGCCGGCCGGGGCCCGTCACGTGCCGGCTGCACGGAATGCGGGCGGTGCACCATCGGCTGCCAGCTCGGCGCGAAGAACTCCCTGGACCACAACTACCTGTACCTGGCCGAGCAGCTCGGCGTGGACGTCCGGCCCCTGACCACGGCCCGCGCCCTGGTGCCGCTGCCCGACGGCAGCTGGCAGGTACATACGGTGCACGGCAGGGGTGCGGGGCAGCGCCCGTGCGATGCTGACGGCGCATCATGTTGTCCTCGCCGCAGGTGCTTGGGGCACCGTCGAGCTGCTGCTCCACCGTTCGCGGCCGTACTTGTCCCGGCTGTCGCCCGCGCTCGGCACCACCGTGCGAACGAACCGGGAGGTGTTCGTCACCGTGTCGGCGCCGGGATTTGA
- a CDS encoding GMC oxidoreductase: MFVTVSAPGFDVGPGVGISSGPRPQPDVLVQLCRLGLGSHPAALLSRPTPGPWRDFGRRTAVLFAMELGDSYLTSDYRKGLLGGRPTFRPGSPQREPVRLQPAEAVARRYAQDIGGRARLLWNTALRVPVTAHLLGGCAIGTDPATSVADLYHRVHGHPTLHIADGSAVPGNVGVNPALTVTAMAERAFAAWPAADQHDPRLSQHEPYHLLSLSRTSITLCRTRLSPDSAPPAPSP, from the coding sequence GTGTTCGTCACCGTGTCGGCGCCGGGATTTGATGTGGGCCCGGGCGTCGGGATCAGTTCCGGGCCGCGGCCGCAGCCGGACGTCCTGGTCCAGCTGTGCCGGCTCGGGCTCGGTTCGCACCCGGCGGCGCTGCTTTCCCGCCCAACTCCCGGCCCCTGGCGGGACTTCGGCCGCCGCACCGCCGTGCTCTTTGCGATGGAGCTGGGCGATTCCTACCTGACCAGCGACTACCGGAAGGGACTGCTGGGCGGACGGCCGACCTTCCGTCCGGGGAGCCCGCAGCGCGAACCCGTGAGACTCCAGCCCGCCGAGGCCGTTGCCCGCCGCTACGCCCAGGACATTGGCGGCCGGGCTCGCCTGCTGTGGAACACGGCCCTGCGTGTTCCGGTCACTGCTCACCTGCTGGGCGGATGCGCGATCGGCACCGATCCGGCCACCAGCGTTGCCGACCTCTACCACCGGGTGCACGGTCATCCGACTCTGCACATCGCCGATGGCTCAGCCGTTCCCGGGAACGTGGGGGTCAACCCGGCGCTGACCGTGACGGCGATGGCCGAGCGCGCATTCGCCGCCTGGCCTGCCGCTGATCAGCATGATCCGCGCCTCTCTCAGCACGAGCCGTACCATCTCCTCTCCCTCTCCAGGACATCGATCACCCTATGCCGCACCCGCTTGTCGCCCGATTCGGCACCACCCGCGCCTTCACCCTGA
- a CDS encoding nitroreductase family deazaflavin-dependent oxidoreductase, producing the protein MPHPLVARFGTTRAFTLIAPHVLPRCDLFVHRLSGGRLLPSRLFVEAIVLGTTGRRSKAPRATPLCAHRAADGTWMIVASNFGRPNHPSWSTNLLHAPRAMVTTQGHSWPVTARLLTPDEKEQQRPRILLALPVYDTYAARASRDIRVFCLTPATTVVPPEAAPPA; encoded by the coding sequence ATGCCGCACCCGCTTGTCGCCCGATTCGGCACCACCCGCGCCTTCACCCTGATCGCCCCCCATGTGCTGCCACGATGCGACCTGTTCGTCCACCGACTGAGCGGGGGCCGACTGCTGCCGAGTCGACTGTTCGTGGAGGCCATCGTGTTGGGCACCACCGGGCGCCGCAGCAAAGCCCCCAGGGCCACGCCGTTGTGCGCCCATCGGGCCGCAGACGGTACGTGGATGATCGTGGCCAGTAACTTCGGCCGCCCCAACCATCCTTCGTGGAGCACCAACCTGCTCCACGCCCCCAGAGCAATGGTCACCACGCAGGGCCACTCGTGGCCGGTCACCGCCCGGCTGCTCACGCCAGACGAGAAGGAACAGCAACGCCCGCGCATCCTGCTGGCCCTGCCCGTTTACGACACCTACGCGGCCCGCGCCAGCCGGGACATCCGCGTCTTCTGCCTCACCCCGGCGACCACCGTTGTGCCCCCGGAGGCAGCCCCACCCGCCTGA
- the uppS gene encoding polyprenyl diphosphate synthase produces the protein MSSRDDVTGHLVGQPVPRGGESADESAHARSAPLVPGHIAIVMDGNGRWATRQGLTRTRGHTAGGKTLIDVVEGAVEIGIRHLTVFGFSTENWCRPAAEVDFLMTLMRSALRKHRLRLHANAVRIRHLGRRTGLPPALISEIEAAERLTAGNDRLTLTICLNYGGRAELLDAARGVAEAAAVGTLDPAALDAQTFARYLYAPDLPDVDLFIRTAGEQRISNFLLWQCAYAELAFVDTPWPDFDRHHLRQAVEVYATRNRTFGTLTDPGRSTERPAPRRQPCTSTIEP, from the coding sequence ATGTCGAGCCGAGACGACGTCACCGGGCACCTCGTTGGTCAACCCGTTCCCCGTGGCGGAGAATCCGCGGATGAGTCCGCTCACGCTCGATCGGCGCCGCTCGTTCCCGGCCATATCGCCATCGTCATGGACGGAAACGGCCGATGGGCCACCCGACAGGGACTGACCCGCACCCGGGGCCACACAGCCGGCGGGAAGACGCTCATAGATGTGGTCGAGGGTGCCGTCGAGATCGGCATTCGCCACTTGACAGTATTCGGGTTCTCCACCGAGAACTGGTGCCGTCCCGCAGCCGAGGTCGACTTCCTGATGACGCTGATGCGGAGTGCCCTGCGCAAGCATCGCCTGCGGCTCCACGCCAACGCCGTGCGCATCCGCCACCTGGGGCGACGCACCGGGCTACCACCCGCACTCATCAGCGAGATCGAGGCGGCCGAGCGGTTGACCGCCGGCAACGACCGGCTCACCTTGACCATTTGCCTCAACTACGGAGGCCGGGCGGAACTGCTCGACGCGGCGCGCGGCGTCGCCGAAGCCGCCGCCGTCGGCACCCTCGACCCGGCGGCCCTGGACGCTCAGACGTTCGCCCGCTACCTCTACGCGCCCGACCTGCCGGACGTCGACCTGTTCATCCGCACCGCTGGTGAGCAGCGCATCAGCAACTTCCTGCTCTGGCAGTGCGCCTACGCCGAACTCGCCTTCGTCGACACACCGTGGCCCGACTTCGACCGCCATCACCTGCGGCAGGCGGTGGAGGTCTACGCGACCCGCAACCGCACCTTCGGAACCCTCACGGATCCGGGCCGCAGCACCGAGCGTCCCGCACCCAGGAGGCAGCCGTGTACCTCGACCATCGAGCCCTGA
- a CDS encoding phytoene/squalene synthase family protein, giving the protein MYLDHRALTRAGIHDPILRESYEYCRRLLIAVGDGKDIWRGSFLLPPERRPHLWAVYGFARHYDELSEVPADTGEGQRRFADWCNAAMTDLESGHSCEPSVRAMTHTLRTWDLDPARVRSLLDAYLMDQSVTEYATFDDLLRYLRLLAVEPFPMIVTLMGPSSRPAGPQTEAMALALQLTNLIRDLAADQRRGRTYLPLEDFDRFGVTRQDLARGRMTPAIRELVKFEVDRAQAFYEEGAGLPDLVHPQCRELFRASLTFYRSYLIEIERRGYDVLSSKPRIGHAHQARMGLRLGVPLLMSRARRSGMGTGPARRWEGAACL; this is encoded by the coding sequence GTGTACCTCGACCATCGAGCCCTGACCCGCGCCGGCATTCACGATCCCATCCTGCGCGAGTCCTACGAGTACTGCCGCCGGCTCCTGATCGCCGTCGGGGACGGGAAGGACATCTGGCGCGGCAGCTTCCTGCTGCCACCGGAACGACGACCGCACCTGTGGGCGGTGTACGGATTCGCTCGGCACTATGACGAGTTGTCCGAGGTCCCCGCCGACACGGGGGAGGGACAACGGCGCTTTGCCGACTGGTGCAACGCCGCGATGACCGACCTGGAGTCCGGGCACTCGTGTGAGCCGAGCGTGCGCGCGATGACGCACACACTCCGCACCTGGGACCTCGATCCCGCACGGGTTCGGTCACTTCTCGACGCCTATCTGATGGACCAGAGCGTCACGGAGTACGCCACCTTCGATGACCTGCTGCGCTACCTGCGTCTCCTCGCCGTTGAGCCGTTCCCCATGATCGTCACGCTCATGGGGCCCTCAAGCCGTCCAGCGGGGCCGCAGACGGAGGCGATGGCTCTGGCCCTGCAACTGACCAACCTCATCCGCGATCTCGCCGCGGACCAGCGCCGCGGCCGGACCTACCTGCCGCTGGAAGACTTCGACCGCTTCGGGGTCACACGTCAGGACCTGGCCCGTGGACGGATGACCCCGGCGATCAGAGAACTGGTGAAGTTCGAGGTGGACCGGGCCCAGGCCTTCTATGAGGAAGGCGCAGGGCTGCCCGACCTCGTGCATCCCCAGTGCCGGGAACTTTTCAGGGCCTCATTGACGTTCTACCGCTCCTACCTCATCGAGATCGAGCGGCGGGGCTACGACGTGCTGAGCAGCAAGCCCCGCATCGGTCACGCGCACCAGGCGCGGATGGGGCTGCGGCTGGGTGTTCCCCTGCTGATGTCCCGTGCGCGTCGTTCCGGTATGGGAACGGGCCCTGCGCGGCGCTGGGAGGGGGCCGCGTGTTTGTGA